A stretch of the Desulfobacter sp. genome encodes the following:
- a CDS encoding IS256 family transposase: protein MTEENTEFDFQKALKGIQEGKPFTGKGGVLTSLIKNLAEAALEGELESHLGQEVSANRRNGKSKKTIKSLDGKFELKTPRDRAGTFSPQIVKKHQTTLSDEIERKIIALYGLGMSYNDMASHLQEIYGLEISNATLSTITDKIIHTVKEWQARPLENVYPIVWLDAIHYKVRENGKVGSKAVYTILGVNIEGRKEVLGLYISENEGANFWLQVLTDLSNRGVKDILIACVDGLKGFPEAIETIFPDTEVQLCVVHQIRNSLKYVGSKNKKEFMADLKRVYKAVNKDLAEEELDILENKWNDKYPIVIKSWRNNWERLSHFFKYPEEIRRIIYTTNTIEAVHRQFRKLTKTKGSFPNQDSLLKLLYMGIQNASKKWTIPIQNWSLTISQLAIFFEGRLDKELGI from the coding sequence ATGACCGAAGAAAACACCGAATTTGATTTTCAAAAAGCCCTTAAAGGCATCCAGGAAGGTAAACCCTTCACAGGTAAGGGCGGCGTCCTTACATCATTAATCAAAAATCTTGCTGAAGCTGCTCTTGAAGGAGAGTTGGAGTCCCATCTCGGGCAGGAAGTTTCTGCCAACCGCCGTAATGGAAAAAGCAAAAAGACCATTAAATCCCTGGATGGTAAATTTGAGCTAAAAACCCCGCGTGACAGGGCCGGAACCTTCTCTCCACAGATCGTCAAAAAACATCAGACAACGCTCAGCGATGAAATTGAAAGAAAGATAATAGCCCTTTACGGCCTGGGCATGAGTTATAATGATATGGCTTCCCATTTACAGGAAATCTATGGACTTGAGATTTCAAATGCCACTCTGAGCACCATTACCGATAAAATCATCCATACCGTCAAAGAATGGCAGGCCAGGCCGTTGGAAAATGTGTACCCAATCGTATGGCTTGATGCCATACATTATAAAGTACGAGAAAACGGAAAGGTCGGCAGCAAGGCCGTTTACACAATTCTTGGGGTGAATATCGAGGGCCGCAAAGAGGTTCTTGGGCTGTACATATCCGAGAATGAGGGTGCGAACTTCTGGCTGCAGGTGTTAACAGACCTTTCAAACCGAGGGGTAAAAGATATCCTGATTGCCTGTGTTGATGGTCTAAAAGGTTTTCCCGAGGCCATTGAGACCATATTCCCGGACACAGAAGTTCAACTCTGCGTAGTCCACCAGATCCGAAATTCATTGAAATACGTTGGTTCCAAAAATAAAAAGGAATTTATGGCAGATCTAAAACGTGTTTATAAAGCGGTCAATAAGGATCTGGCCGAAGAAGAACTGGATATCTTGGAAAATAAATGGAATGACAAATACCCGATTGTGATAAAATCCTGGCGGAACAACTGGGAACGCCTCAGTCATTTCTTTAAATATCCAGAAGAGATTCGACGGATAATATACACCACAAATACCATTGAGGCTGTGCATCGACAGTTTCGAAAACTGACCAAAACAAAGGGATCATTCCCGAACCAGGACAGCCTGTTAAAGCTGCTTTACATGGGGATCCAGAACGCCAGTAAAAAATGGACAATACCGATTCAAAATTGGTCACTGACAATTTCCCAGTTGGCAATTTTCTTTGAAGGCCGGCTGGATAAAGAGCTGGGAATTTGA